A DNA window from Fragaria vesca subsp. vesca linkage group LG3, FraVesHawaii_1.0, whole genome shotgun sequence contains the following coding sequences:
- the LOC101309525 gene encoding uncharacterized protein LOC101309525 encodes MPVIWWDHNFWTVQGLGGLNFCTSIGVKRMGELDKKPFQTSCKRQYSIKEADNKAATLYSQWNGYLRDPNWYPFTTSMDSCGNSKVTLNEEDEKLKQLKISSLDGEIYKAVTTALVELNTYNTNGRSRTAIAELWNFKQGRKASLKEGISYVLNQLELLRKRVGRMLSEKKQLDVKKRNLDDGINEIQKKLEEKDAELKDLKAELEYSLELNSTLSVKDRESNDELQGAHKELIKELVDDGFIGVKRMGELDITPFTTACKREHSMLEPVVWQDYLSDPNWHPFKAIEDEFGNRKEILDVEDEKLKEYKVRRWSVQGSCHCLDGIERVQSEWYKDSWEAPGSNLPLSGSSAFQFDMLAVGHARGLFI; translated from the exons ATGCCTGTCATTTGGTGGGATCATAACTTTTGGACAGTACAGGGACTAGGGGGATTAAATTTCTGTACATCAATTGGGGTGAAGAGAATGGGAGAGCTTGACAAGAAACCATTTCAAACTTCATGCAAGAGACAATATTCTATAAAAGAAGCAGATAACAAGGCAGCAACACTTTATTCTCAGTGGAATGGCTACCTGAGGGATCCAAATTGGTATCCATTCACAACTAGCATGGATTCTTGTGGAAATTCTAAG GTGACTCTCAATGAAGAAGATGAAAAATTAAAACAGTTAAAGATCAGCAGTCTTGATGGTGAAATATACAAGGCTGTGACAACTGCCTTGGTGGAATTGAATACCTATAATACCAATGGTAGGAGTAGGACTGCTATAGCAGAATTATGGAATTTTAAACAAGGGAGGAAGGCATCATTGAAAGAGGGAATATCATATGTACTGAATCAATTGGAACTGCTGAGAAAGAGGGTTGGTAGAATGTTGTCAGAGAAAAAG CAGCTTGATGTGAAGAAGAGAAACCTGGATGACGGGATTAATGAAATTCAAAAGAAATTAGAGGAGAAGGACGCTGAGTTGAAAGATTTGAAAGCTGAGTTGGAATATTCACTAGAGCTCAACTCTACACTATCTGTCAAAGATCGTGAAAGTAATGATGAACTGCAGGGTGCTCACAAGGAGTTAATCAAA GAACTGGTGGATGACGGTTTTATTGGTGTAAAGAGAATGGGAGAGCTTGACATCACACCTTTTACAACTGCGTGCAAGAGAGAACATTCTATGCTTGAACCAGTGGTGTGGCAGGATTATCTTAGTGATCCAAACTGGCATCCATTTAAAGCAATCGAGGATGAATTTGGAAACCGAAAG GAAATTCTTGATGTAGAAGATGAAAAGTTAAAAGAGTATAAAGTGCGACGATGGAGTGTACAAGGCAGTTGTCACTGCCTTGATGGAATTGAACGAGTACAATCCGAGTGGTAT AAAGACAGTTGGGAGGCTCCTGGCAGCAACTTACCTCTTTCAGGTTCTAGTGCTTTTCAATTTGATATGTTGGCTGTTGGTCATGCTAGAGGTCTTTTTATTTAG